CTGAGATCCGTAAAGACGAACTCTTTCATAAATGCTGTGCCTTCGGAAAGTGCGAAAAACCTGCCAGTAGTGATTCTATCCCCGGGAACTCCGGCTATTGTTCCACTGTATTTTTCTTTTGCAGAGTACATGGCCAGTAGAGGATTCGTCGTTATCGGAGTAGAACACCCCTATGGAGCGGCGGTGGTTGAGTTCTCCGACGGCACGCAGTTTCATTTTGACAGGGAAAGGGTGATGGACCTTCCCGGTGTCGAGACATTCGAAGAAGGAGTTAGGCTTTCGATGCAGCTGATAGCAGAAGACCTCTCCTTCGTGATAGATTGGCTAGCAAAGCTAAATCAAAGCGACCACGAACTGGCAGGAATCTTTGATACTAGCAGGCTGGTGACATTCGGTCATTCAGGTGGAGGAGGAGCAGTTTACTTTGCTTCAATAAATGATCCAAGGATTAAGGCACTGCTCTCATTTGATCCGGCTCTGTTTGTAATGAGTGATGCCGAGATGAATAGAGGGATTGATATACCTTCACTAATTATGGAAACCGACGAATGGAAGTATCGTGAGGAATCGGGAATAATCTCCGATATGATAAAGGCCAGCCCCGTTCCGCCTTTTCACATAAGGATACCGGAGGCCAAGCATCCCGACTTTGCAATGCTGGATCGTCTCTCTCCGTTGGCCCATTATTTGGGATTTACAGGTGACTTCATGAAAGATGGCGGTGAAGGCTATCTTTACAGAGCGATTTACAGCTTCATCGAATATGTCTTTGGAAACCAGAGCAGAGAAGAATTGTGCTCGGCGCTTCTCCAAAGAGAGGACGTTAGAGTTTTCGAGGGTTTGGATGAAATTATCAGATAGTCTTCTTCTTTAGTCATCAGAGTTGTTTTGATCAATTCTATAAGCTAAGGTGATGATTCCGAGTTATAGGGAGTCCTGGCCTGGAGAAGAGTATTAGCGGAGAAAGGTGAAGAGATCGATATTCTTCTCCACGGATGGTGTTTGAAAGCATCACTTGCGTTCTTTGCCAAGTAATAAGTCGCTGAAGTACGACTCTATTCAAGTTCCACCAAAGAGCTGAAGAACTGCCGCCAACCTTCCCACTAGAGCAAAACTCGCTCAAGAAGCGACGAATCTCTCTGAAGCCAGTTATCAAAAAGGTCAACAGTTTTCGAGACGGCAACTACCCCTTTACATTGCCAAAAGGCTGTTGCTTCTTCGAATGTTTTCGATTTGCTTAGGAGTTTCACGCAGTTTATCTCCTACAGTAAAGAGGCTGCCGAACTCAAGACAATGGAGTTTTACATACTTCTATATATTGGTCTCAAGGGTCCTCAGAACATGTCTGCTCTTGAAAAGGCTTATTTGATGACGAAGAGCAACGTTACGGTGCTGGCGGACGATCTTGAACACTTGAAAAGAAGAATTATGTCGGACGAGAAAGGTCCAATATAGACAGACGAGTAACAATCATAAAGCT
The nucleotide sequence above comes from Mesotoga infera. Encoded proteins:
- a CDS encoding MarR family transcriptional regulator, with amino-acid sequence MLRSFTQFISYSKEAAELKTMEFYILLYIGLKGPQNMSALEKAYLMTKSNVTVLADDLEHLKRRIMSDEKGPI